The segment GGTCGAGGCACTGGGTGAGGCAAACGAGGTACAAAGCTGGTTGGATGACATTTTTGACTGCGCATATGCCGAACCAAGCTGGATCGAAGAGATGATGGAGCGCTACCAAGTCATCTCTAGCATGATCAGCCGAATGATCGATCACGCCCATGAATTTTGCCCGAACGAGCCTGATGCCGATTATCGCACCGGCGTCGTTCGAGAGCCTCTGCCAGACACTGAATGGTTCACCGACACCCCACGCTCCGCGCTGTGAAGCCCATCTCACGTCTCACTTCTTACTTCTCACTTCTCACGCTTGCTTTCGCAAGCAGCTCCGCCCACGCCGCCCGCATCGGCGACCTCACGGACACCAGCATCACCGAGCAGGCCCTGCGTTTTTTCTCTTTCAGCGATCCCTCGCTGCGGCTCGCGCTCATCGGCTGCATTTTGCTCGGGCTGAATTGCGGCCTGCTGGGCGGATTCATCGTGGTGCGGCGGCTTTCGCTCGTGGGGGACACTTTGAGCCATGCGGTGCTACCAGGCATCGCGCTCGGATTTCTTTGGAACAGCACCAAGGACCCGCTGGCCATCCTCATCGGTGCCACGCTGGTCGGTGGACTCAGCATGCTCATCGTCAGCGGAATCACACGCACCACACGGCTCAAAGAGGATGCGGCGATGGGGCTGGTGCTCTCCTCGTTTTTCGCGATCGGCATCTGCTTGTTTAAAATGATCGAAAAAATGCCGACGGGGCAAAAAAGCGGTCTGGACCGCTTCTTCTACGGCCAAGCTGCCGCGATGAGTGAGGCCGACATCACGCTCATGGCCATCACGGTGGCCATCACGATCACGTTTGTCGTCTTTACCTACCGTGGGCTGCTCACGCTCAGTTTTCACCGTGCCTTCGGTCAGAGCCTCGGAGTGCCTGTGGCAGCGCTGCATCATGCGATGATGCTTTTGACCGCCTTTGCCGTCGTCACGGCCATGCAGGCCGTCGGCGTGGTGCTGGTCTCTGCCATGCTCATCATCCCAGCAGCCACCGCGTGCCTGCTCACGGACCGCATGCACCGTGTACTCATCTACTCCGCCCTCATCGGCATCACCACGGCGGTGTTTGGGGCCTTTTTCTCCTTCCTCGGCTCCAATATGCCCACGGGGCCCTTCATGGTGTTGGCGGGCTCCTTTTTGTTCGTGCTCGCCTTTCTATTCAGTCCACGTCATGGCTGGCTCACACGGCTCTGGCGTCAAAAAAGCCAGCAGGGCCGTGTCAGCCGGGAAAACACACTCAAAGCCATGTACCACCTGGCCGAGCGACGCGACTTCTGCGAAGAAGGCATCACGCTCCTCGATCTGGCCGATGCACGTCGAGAGCCGCTGGAACAAATCCGCAGCCAAGGGGATGAGCTCGTCCATCAAAAGCTCGCCACCCTCACCGATGACGGCAGCATGCTGCACTTCACACCCGAGGGCTGGCGCAAAGCCAGCGCCATCGTGCGCAATCACCGCCTGTGGGAGCTCTACCTCACCAATGTCATGCAATACGGCCCCGATCACGTCCATGAGGATGCCGAAAAGATCGAGCACATCCTCGGTGAAGACACCGTGCGGCAGCTCGAGCGCCGCCTCGCATTCCCCCAGACCGATCCCCACGGCAAACCGATCCCTGGTGCACGTGACGTGCACGGCAGCGCTGGCAGGCCGCGCCAGGGTGAGACCACGGGCTACTGACCACCTCTCTCTCCATGACCGATCTCTTTCCACCCTTCGACGCCCATGCGGTCTTCGTCGCTCCTTGGACGACGGGGCTACCCGTGTATGGCTGGATGGTGCTGATGGCCTTCTTTGTCACGGCGGCATGCGGCCTTGTCGGAAATTATCTCATCCTCCGCCGCATGGCGCTGGTGGGGGATGCGATCAGCCATAGTGTGCTGCCAGGCCTAGCCGCAGCGTATCTGGTGGCCGGCAGTCTGAGCGTGCCGGCCATGCTCGCCGGGGCACTCGGAGCGGGGCTGCTGACCACGGTGCTGATCGAGTTTCTGCACTCGCGTAGCCGCATCAAGGCAGATGCCGCCATCGGCATCACCTTCTGCACCCTCTTCGCGCTCGGCGTGGTGATGATCAATGTCTTCGCCTCCAAAGTGCATCTGGATGCCGACTGCGTGCTCTACGGCCAGTTGGAATTCCTCGATAGCTCCGCAGGCATGCCAGCGGCAGTGGCGATCATGGGCAGCATCACTCTCATCGTCGCGGTGCTGATCGTGCTTTTCTACAAGGAACTACTGATCACCTCCTTTGACACGCTGATGGCCGGATCACAGGGCTTTGCGCCAGGGAAGATGCATCTCGCCCTCATGGCGGTGCTCTCCATCGTCATCGTCGCCGCCTTTGAGAGTGTGGGCGCCGTGCTGGTCATCGCCATGCTCATCCTGCCGGGAGCTACGGCACAGCTCATCAGCACCCGGCTCTCTGTCTGCCTATGGCTCAGTCTTTTGCACGCCGTGCTCAGCTCCATCGCCGGTCTGCACCTGAGCCTCGCGCTGGACTGCCCCATGGCGGCCTGCGTCGTGATCGCGGGATCGTTTTGGTTTAGCTGCGCTTGGCTCCAGCATGTGCTGCGGCGGCGATTTGCTAGACGGTTGGATTCGTCTGGGGACATTGCTTCCATTCGCGCATGAGGGATTTTCCTATTGCCACAAAATTCCGGTTCATCCGGGAAGTTGGTGCGGCATTCAAGTGCCGGTGAGTATGTCTTTTGACTCGTGGAGCGCGTAGATGCGTAGGTGGAGGGAAGTCCACATCGCGGTAGCCGTAGGCCAGGCGCGTGAGGCGGCCGATTTTGTTGTTGAGGCCCTCCATGATGCCGGAGCCTGATCGGATGGTCGAAGTAGCTGAGTATTTGCCGCGCGTGCGTCAGCATCGTGTTGGCGTGCTTGAGCGGCCCGATGGCCGTGGCGTAGGCTTTGAGTATCCACTCTTGCAGATACTTTTGCGCTGCCTCCTTGCCCGGCTGGTTCCATAGCTGGCGTAGCTCCTCTTTGAGATAGTAGGCTTTGGAGAGCGGCTCGTTGTAGGCGAGGGCTTCCTCCAATTCCGGGCGCTTGTCCGGCGGCAGATTCTCCCTGCCGTAGAGCAGCAGGTAGCGCGTGCCTTTAATGAACTTCTGTCCGGTGAGCTCTAGTGTGCGCTGCAGACCGCGCCGTATCTCGTCGATCTTCTCGTTGGCGAGCTTGATGATGTGGAAGTGGTCGAAGACTAACGCAGCGTCAGGCAGGTGCTCGTTGATGGCGCTCCAGTAAGCTCCGCTCATGTCGCAGGCCACCGCCTCAATGTGGGCACCGCTGCGCCGCAGCCGCTCCCAGAAGCCCTCCAGGGCCTTGCCGCGTCCTTTGCCCACCCAAAGCACGCGTCCGCTTTCCAGATCGACCACCAGGGTGACGTATTTGGCCTTCTTGCCAAGGTAGTTTTCGTCCACGCCGATGCGCCTGACTTCGCGCATTTCCACCTTCTCAAAGCGCCGTGCCAAATCGGCCTTCACAATGCTTTTGACCGTGTCCCAACCCAGGTGTGTGAAGCGTGCCACGTCTTGCAGGCTCATGAAGCGGCTCACTCGCAGACGAATCGAGCTAGGGCGCGGCTGTGGTGGCTGCAGGCGGGAGCAAAGGGGGAGTGCTCGAAGCTTTTGCCACAGCCACGACACTCGCATTTGGGCACCTCCACCACCAGCACCACTTGTTTGGGGCCGATGGGCAGGGTTTTGATGCGTCGCTGCCTTTTGCCGCGCCTCCAATACTCCCGCCCCTGGCAGTGCGGGCACTCAATGTGCTGATCCTTGACCGCTAGATGGAACTCCACCCGGCCCTCCACATACTTCGTGCTGCGATACTCGTATCCTTCGCGCACGCCAAACGCGTGATATAGCAAACTCTGGCTCATCCTGCCCTTTTGCCATCGTCACGCCCCCCTCCGCACCAACTTCCCGGATGAACCAAAATTCCGCGCATGGTAAGCCATCAGAAATCATGAAATTGTGCACTGTCTTCGACTTAAGGTTGGCGATACTGGTGGCTTTGGGGTGGATGAATTCCATCTCCAAAAGTGAGACCGTGCATTTTACGGATGCGAACACGATCCCCCTCACATCTAGCCTTTATACTGCGAGCGGGCCATTGCAGGTGACGCTCGATTTTGCTCCACCAGCAGGCACGGTGCTCAAGTTGGTCAATCACACGGGGGCTCAGTCCGTGAGTGGCACATTCACCAACGTGCCCGAAGGGGGACTCGTCGTCGGACTTCAGTCCTCGACTCCGCATAACTTTGAACTTACCTATGCGGGCGGGGATGGGAATGACATCACGCTGACTCAAGTGAGCGAAGTGGTAACCTTTCCGCCCATCGGCGTGAAATACATTGATGACGCCCCTTTCTCGCTGAATGCGACATCAAGTGGCTCCTCGACGGTGACTTATGAAATCGTAGCCGGGACAAATAGCGCATATG is part of the Verrucomicrobiaceae bacterium genome and harbors:
- a CDS encoding four helix bundle protein — its product is MMHVRHFRELRTYQSARQAAVMVFQMSKAFPKEERYSLTDQIRRASRAVKALIGEAWGRRRYRASFSHKLVEALGEANEVQSWLDDIFDCAYAEPSWIEEMMERYQVISSMISRMIDHAHEFCPNEPDADYRTGVVREPLPDTEWFTDTPRSAL
- a CDS encoding metal ABC transporter permease translates to MVHRHPTLRAVKPISRLTSYFSLLTLAFASSSAHAARIGDLTDTSITEQALRFFSFSDPSLRLALIGCILLGLNCGLLGGFIVVRRLSLVGDTLSHAVLPGIALGFLWNSTKDPLAILIGATLVGGLSMLIVSGITRTTRLKEDAAMGLVLSSFFAIGICLFKMIEKMPTGQKSGLDRFFYGQAAAMSEADITLMAITVAITITFVVFTYRGLLTLSFHRAFGQSLGVPVAALHHAMMLLTAFAVVTAMQAVGVVLVSAMLIIPAATACLLTDRMHRVLIYSALIGITTAVFGAFFSFLGSNMPTGPFMVLAGSFLFVLAFLFSPRHGWLTRLWRQKSQQGRVSRENTLKAMYHLAERRDFCEEGITLLDLADARREPLEQIRSQGDELVHQKLATLTDDGSMLHFTPEGWRKASAIVRNHRLWELYLTNVMQYGPDHVHEDAEKIEHILGEDTVRQLERRLAFPQTDPHGKPIPGARDVHGSAGRPRQGETTGY
- a CDS encoding ISL3 family transposase, which codes for MSLQDVARFTHLGWDTVKSIVKADLARRFEKVEMREVRRIGVDENYLGKKAKYVTLVVDLESGRVLWVGKGRGKALEGFWERLRRSGAHIEAVACDMSGAYWSAINEHLPDAALVFDHFHIIKLANEKIDEIRRGLQRTLELTGQKFIKGTRYLLLYGRENLPPDKRPELEEALAYNEPLSKAYYLKEELRQLWNQPGKEAAQKYLQEWILKAYATAIGPLKHANTMLTHARQILSYFDHPIRLRHHGGPQQQNRPPHAPGLRLPRCGLPSTYASTRSTSQKTYSPALECRTNFPDEPEFCGNRKIPHARMEAMSPDESNRLANRRRSTCWSQAQLNQNDPAITTQAAMGQSSARLRCRPAMELSTACKRLSHRQTESRVLMSCAVAPGRMSMAMTSTAPTLSKAATMTMESTAMRARCIFPGAKPCDPAISVSKEVISSSL
- a CDS encoding transposase family protein: MREGYEYRSTKYVEGRVEFHLAVKDQHIECPHCQGREYWRRGKRQRRIKTLPIGPKQVVLVVEVPKCECRGCGKSFEHSPFAPACSHHSRALARFVCE